DNA sequence from the Deltaproteobacteria bacterium genome:
CAACTGGTCCAGCAGGGCGGCGGTCGCCTGCTGATGGCGGGCGAGGGCGAGAGCGCCTCGCCTCGCCTCGCGCACGCGGTCGAGGAAGGCGCTGTCGCCCGGCTGCCGGCGCGCGTCGGCGAACGGGCGGGCCGAGCCGTGGAGGCGCCGAAGTTCGAGGCCGACGGCCATCTCGTCGGCCAGCGTCGCCATCACCGACAGCTCTCGATCCGTGAGTTCGCGGTGGTCCTCGAAGTTGACGATCCAAATTCCGAGCAGCCGCTCGAACGACACGAGCGGCACGAGGAACGTGCGGACGCCGAGGTCGCGCCGCATGAACTGGCGGTCGGACTCCATCGGCCGGTGGAACGCATATGCCCGCTTGTACGGGTCGCGGCGCACGTCGCGCCGCTGTTCGACGATGTCGGTCTCGGCCATTCGGACCGCGTGCGCCAGCCGGAGGTGCCAGCTGCCGTCCGGCAGTTCGGCAAACGCCGTGCTGTGGCAGTCGAGGTAGATGTCGACGGCGTCGGCGTAGGCGCGCCACGGAGCGTGGTCGACGGCGATGCCCGCGCTGCGCGGCGTATCGACGCGCAGGCGCTGCGCGAGCCACCGAGCGATCGCGTCGATCTGGTCGCGCGCGCGCTCGCGCTCGACGGCGCCGCCGGCGATGGCGCCAGCGACCACGCCGACGGCCGGCGTCGTCATGCCGAGCAGCGCGACGCCGGTGCGAAACAGCCAATAGTCGGCGATGGCGATCACCGCGATCGCGCCGCCGGTGACCGCCGCCGCCGTCCGCGTGCGCAGCCGCGGGGTCACCGCCGCCGCGACGAACGCGAGCACGCCGGCGAGCATCCACGACAGCCACGGCGGTGGTCGCGACCACACGGCGCCGTGGGCGAGGCCGAGCAGCGCGTGGCAATAGACCTCGGCGGGCGACATTGCGCCGACCGGCGTGGGCACCTGCGGGGCGAAGCGTTCGCCGCGCAGGCCGATCACCACGATGCGATCGCGAAACGTGCGCGGCGGAATCTCACCGCTTGCGACCCGGTGCGCCGGCAGGGTCGGCAGCGCGTCCGGCGCCCCGTAATAGTTGACCGGCAGCCGCCGCGGCACGTCGCGACCGAGTCCGGCGGCTTCGATCACGTCGCGGACGACCGATCGGTCGACACCGTCGGGCTGGCCGAGGTCCAGCGCGACGACCGCGCCGCGCGTTTCGAGCGCCAGGCGGGGCTGGCCGAACCCGGGGGTCGGAGGCGCCATGACGAGTGCGCCGCGGGCGACCGCATCGCGGATCACCGGCGGCGGCGGCTCGTCTGGAAGCAGGCGCGGACCCGGCTCGAGGATCGCGATCACGCGAGGTTCGCCGGCGAGGATCGCCGACACCGTGGCGGCGTAGCGGTCCCACCGCCACGGCGGCGCGTTCCACAGGTTGACGCTGTCTTCGTCGATGGCGACGAAGATGACGTCGTGGCCGCCGTCGCGGGTTCCGCGGATGTCGTAGTACAAACGGCGCGCGTTGTCGTCGATCGCGTCGGCCGTGCCCGTCGCGCGTGCGACAGCCACCGCGGCGAGCGCGATCGCTGCGCATCCGGCGGCGCGGCGCAACCACGGGCGGTGCTCGCGCAGCGCTATCATGCGGGGCGACATCGAACCGGCGTGAGATCGTAGCAACTGGCGCGCGCGCGGCCTATTTTTGTGCGCCGTTCGATAACGGCTTCGATAACCGCTGCCGTCGAGTCGCGCGGGCCACCGGATGCGTGGCGCGTGTCGGGATGCGCCTGTCGCGGGACGCGTGTCGGAGACGGGCACACATGCGCGGAGATAGTTGCTTTGGCAACTCGTGCGTCGGATCACCGGCGCCACGGCCCGCTGCGCGCTACAATCACCACGATGCGGATCGCGTGGCTCGCAGCCGCGGCGGCGGTCGCCGCGAGTCCGGCGTGCGACTGCGGGGGCGGTCGCGGCGTGCCACCAGACGCGCGACCGGCGGACGTGGACGCGGCCGGCGCGGACGCCGGACACGGGTCGGACGCGGCGCCGGGCGACGCCGCGACGACCGACGCCGCTGCTCCCGACGCCGGCAGCCGGCCGGACGCGGCGCCGGGCGACGCCGGGGCGACCGACGCGGCATCCGCTCCCGACGCCGCCCCGCCGGCGGTCGTACTCATCAACGAGGTGGTCGTCTACCCGCTGCGCGACTGGAAC
Encoded proteins:
- a CDS encoding CHASE2 domain-containing protein, with the translated sequence MIALREHRPWLRRAAGCAAIALAAVAVARATGTADAIDDNARRLYYDIRGTRDGGHDVIFVAIDEDSVNLWNAPPWRWDRYAATVSAILAGEPRVIAILEPGPRLLPDEPPPPVIRDAVARGALVMAPPTPGFGQPRLALETRGAVVALDLGQPDGVDRSVVRDVIEAAGLGRDVPRRLPVNYYGAPDALPTLPAHRVASGEIPPRTFRDRIVVIGLRGERFAPQVPTPVGAMSPAEVYCHALLGLAHGAVWSRPPPWLSWMLAGVLAFVAAAVTPRLRTRTAAAVTGGAIAVIAIADYWLFRTGVALLGMTTPAVGVVAGAIAGGAVERERARDQIDAIARWLAQRLRVDTPRSAGIAVDHAPWRAYADAVDIYLDCHSTAFAELPDGSWHLRLAHAVRMAETDIVEQRRDVRRDPYKRAYAFHRPMESDRQFMRRDLGVRTFLVPLVSFERLLGIWIVNFEDHRELTDRELSVMATLADEMAVGLELRRLHGSARPFADARRQPGDSAFLDRVREARRGALALARHQQATAALLDQL